From Rutidosis leptorrhynchoides isolate AG116_Rl617_1_P2 chromosome 3, CSIRO_AGI_Rlap_v1, whole genome shotgun sequence, a single genomic window includes:
- the LOC139900851 gene encoding uncharacterized protein, with protein MDSTWMSKCRSTPEFEEGLDKFLERIFSRKEIGGHIYCPCINCSNLKGVDRVEAKSHLLCDGFLEGYKIPTVLLEPDDTLMWDAEDDMEGLAKCIFHMFKDEDEDDVDIPETENQSNVLNINDERFYKVLGDAKKELYPGCKFSVLSFIVRLFHSKCVGKCNEKGFSMILDTMREAFPHASIPKSMYEVMKLIREFGLGYEKIDACPNDCMLYWKQNKDKIMCDVCQTSRYKQSNNNDSEEESTTQADNDGDYKAKKNHESAKEPRNVRLGLASDGFNPFGNMSVSHSTWPVVLISYNLPPWLCMKKPFLFLTLLIPGPSAPGNNIDVYMQPLIDELKELWDTGVNTYNASTKSNFPLRACLIWTISDFPAYTNLLGWSTKGKLACPSCHKETKSIRLSNSHKDIFVAHRHWLEMLHAFHFLKDAFDGKAKHEGPPRC; from the exons ATGGACTCGACTTGGATGTCTAAATGTAGATCTACCCCTGAATTCGAAGAAGGACTCGACAAATTTTTAGAACGTATTTTCTCTAGAAAGGAAATAGGTGGTCATATATATTGTCCGTGCATAAATTGCAGTAATCTCAAAGGGGTTGATCGGGTTGAGGCTAAATCACATCTGCTATGTGACGGTTTTCTCGAAGGCTATAAAATTCCAACTGTGCTTCTCGAACCAGATGATACACTAATGTGGGATGCTGAAGATGATATGGAAGGATTGGCCAAATGCATCTTCCATATGTttaaagatgaagatgaagatgatgttgaTATCCCAGAAACTGAAAATCAGAGTAATGTACTAAACATAAATGATGAAAGGTTTTATAAAGTATTGGGAGATGCAAAGAAAGAACTATATCCCGGCTGTAAGTTCTCTGTTCTTTCGTTCATTGTTAGACTCTTCCATTCGAAGTGTGTTGGAAAATGTAATGAAAAAGGATTCAGCATGATTCTTGACACAATGAGGGAAGCCTTCCCTCATGCTTCCATACCGAAGTCAATGTATGAAGTCATGAAGTTAATAAGAGAGTTCGGTCTTGGTTATGAGAAAATTGATGCTTGTCCAAATGATTGTATGTTGTACTGGAAACAAAACAAGGACAAAATTATGTGTGACGTATGTCAGACCTCAAGATATAAACAAAGTAACAATAATGATTCCGAAGAAGAGTCAACCACACAAGCTGATAATGATGGTGATTATAAAGCTAAGAAG AATCATGAATCTGCTAAAGAACCTCGTAATGTGAGGCTTGGTTTGGCGAGTGATGGGTTTAACCCTTTTGGAAACATGAGTGTTTCACATAGTACCTGGCCTGTTGTTTTGATATCGTATAATCTACCACCATGGTTGTGCATGAAAAAACCTTTTTTGTTCCTTACTTTACTTATACCTGGTCCATCTGCTCCAGGTAATAATATAGACGTCTATATGCAACCTCTAATTGATGAGTTGAAGGAGTTGTGGGATACTGGAGTTAATACTTATAATGCATCCACAAAGAGTAACTTCCCACTGCGTGCATGTTTGATATGGACGATAAGTGACTTTCCTGCTTATACGAATTTATTGGGTTGGAGCACTAAAGGTAAATTAGCTTGTCCTTCTTGCCATAAGGAAACCAAATCAATACGATTATCAAACTCCCACAAAGATATCTTCGTGGCACATCGTCACTGGTTGGAAATGTTGCATGCTTTCCATTTTTTAAAAGATGCTTTTGATGGCAAAGCAAAACATGAAGGGCCACCGCGTTGTTAA